In the genome of Xiphias gladius isolate SHS-SW01 ecotype Sanya breed wild chromosome 18, ASM1685928v1, whole genome shotgun sequence, the window AGTTATAAACATCTTGGGTGTTAATACTGACAGACTTCTATGTACATGTGTAGCCGTACAAGAGATTCACAAACTGTTTGTAACCTTGTCAGTATCAGGcaaaaaataaagctgttaCAATTGGAAGCACTGTCACCACAATCaccaaaattttaaaagacTCTTATCATGTTTGCCTATATTTCCATACTGGTGCATCCTTTGTCTTCACATCAGACAGGTAGGGCGATGTTTTACTCTCGTTTTGTTCCAAAGATttggaggaagaaggagaagatgTATATGATATCTAGGTAGATGTTGAGAGTGGCAAAGACATACTCCTCTGGACTCATGGTGTACCGCTTGTTCCCCATGAGCAGTTGGGTGTCAAACGccaaaaactgcaaaagaaaataaaacagcaagtAAGAaatccttttgtttgtttctgattCTGAAAGTCCACAATATATGatcttttctgtcattaatGGTTTGGAAGTTTCTGTACTCTTACCATGGTAAACAGTATGGCTCCCAAGACAGCGTAGATAGCATCCAACCACGGTACCTATATAGCAATAATGACTTGATTAGGTGTAATTCCAGGATATTTGTCAGTTTATGTTCATATTTCATGTAACTATATCCTGGCTGTCGGAAAATCCTCCACATTCCAATCGTACACGTCACACAGCTGGTGTAATCGCTTGATTTGGATAATCACACTTACGTATTGAAAGGGAAGGACGAGTGCCAGCACCACTCCAGAAATGAACATGACCATGCAGAAGACAAAGAGCACACCTTGGTATGATGTCACATCAAACTGGATGGAGATAGCACATGAAATCAAACCTAAGCATGTTTATCCAACAgtttgaaaaactgacaaacacaaatgatTCTCACTCTCAATCCAGCAAACTGTATAtcagataaaatataaaaatacagaaaaggagaaatattatttttctcacCTTAGTTTGGAAGCTGAAGACTGTGACCAGGAgacaaacagctgctgtgatGCCCAGACACATCAACACTGACTTGGTAttataaaaactattaaaacaagaaaaatgcaaaactcGCTGAATATGTGTCAAGTTattcaagataaaaaaaatttaaaaaaatacagcaaagacCATACGGAGAGTCTGAATTAGGAAGGCCACCACAAGATAcaatacaaagtaaaacaataCAGTTACATAAAGAAGTGAGCAAACATAAAGTATACCTGGACAACATCCCTGTCATgtaggagagggagagggtcTGTAACAGGACATACAATAGTCATGTGATAATCCAGGAACTCTTTAAAATCTCACTCCACTTCAGGAGAGTCACGAATGGACAGCACtaattttcccaaaatatttataataaatgtgttttaaacattttaactgtcAACTTACAATCATTTGTAgggtaaaaaacaaatattgttaATGTGTGAACGTGCTGTTTGATATTCTAAACCTCAGTTTacagctttgatttgaaaacactgctcatctaataaaaatatcaaatcaaatatcAGACTTGTACTTACAAAGATGGCAAGCAGAATCAGATTCCATGGGAACTGTCTCCTGTAGGAGTGAGAAAAGAGAATTCAAAAATTTAAggtgatttatgttttttttttttattttattttcaatgtatttatttatttttgatgaagTGCATTCAAGTTTGAGAACTTTTAACTTACCTTGGTGCAGAGCAGCAAGACAGGGTCAGATAGGTTACAAAGAACACAGCACTGTTAAACAACATAAA includes:
- the LOC120804079 gene encoding protein lifeguard 2-like, encoding MTQGKLSLANKTTNGSSSGQASVAPAPPSYEEATAGTSAPCYNDVEMLTEFTWDDRNIRKVFIRKVYAILMIQLLVTLAIVALFTFCDPVKYYIQTNPGWYWASYAVFFVTYLTLSCCSAPRRQFPWNLILLAIFTLSLSYMTGMLSSFYNTKSVLMCLGITAAVCLLVTVFSFQTKFDVTSYQGVLFVFCMVMFISGVVLALVLPFQYVPWLDAIYAVLGAILFTMFLAFDTQLLMGNKRYTMSPEEYVFATLNIYLDIIYIFSFFLQIFGTKRE